GCAGATTCGAGGATATGCTAAAGGAACGTTCGCAGTATTTGCATTTGTAGGGCTGCTCGCCCGTGTGCGTTCGCAGATGCCGCGTCAGGTTCGCCGATCTCGGAAAGACTTTTCCGCAAAACTTGCAGGTGTAGCGATCCTTGTTGCGTTGCGGCAAGTTTGGCGTGGCATTGCCCCCGGTGGCAGCTGTTCTGGCCTTGTTTTTCCTCCGCGTCTGATAGTCCTGCAGTTGCGGATGCGGCAGGACCGGCGACAACTTCGGGTTCGGATGAGGCAGCTCCAGTTGCAATTGCTCTGTGGGCGGTGGCCAGGTGAGCTCGCATTTCTTGAGCGGATGCCGGAACGGGAAATCCGCGCCCGTTGGACTACTGGAGGCCGCCGGACTGTTCACCTTGCCCGGCAAAACCCCAGCGAACACATTGCGATACTGCAAGGGCAAGTTCTTGGTCATGGCTTCTAGGAGTGTGGGATGTACGGCAGGTATCGAACATTGCGGTGGTGTTAAGGGCGGTGCGTTGGGTGGtccaccaccgcctcctcctcctcctcctcctccgccaccGCCACCTGCACCACCCTCTCTCAAGGCCCTCAGCATTTTGCGGCTCATATCAAAGCCCAGGTCGGCCAGCGATGCTGCGATATGGTTGTTGTTCAGCTCCTTCTCCTTTTGCTGAGCCACCGCCAGTTCACTGGCGAACATGATCAGGTTGCTGTTCTCATCCTCCATGGGTCCTTGATCCACCAGGTCCGTTTTCCGCTTGTGTGCCAACCGCAGATCCAACGGCTGATCGAAACTGCTTCTCCGCTTGCCCTTGGCATGGTGATTTAAGGTCTGGTGTTGCTGGTGGGAGTGTTGGTGCTGCAGCCGCCCAGTTGTCGTTGCCGACGTCGTCGTCGGCGACGTTGATGACGAGGATGTGGCCGCCACCGACGCTGAGGAGGCCAGATCATAAGGTACGTGTGATATATACGATGTGGGTATTAATCCTAAGGCAGGGTATACGCAGCCCTGTTTCGGGCTAGGAAGCATCTTTCTTGGTGAGTGGTCTTTCTCTCTCATAACTCTCATTAGTCGCGAACGGGCGGTAACCGAGTTTTTCCTCCGTTTTCCTGCGTTGTCTTTTTGACTTCGATTGAATAATTGATTGATTGGTGGAATGGGGGTTCGATTGATTGCCCAGGCTGCCAGGTTGCCAAGC
The sequence above is a segment of the Drosophila melanogaster chromosome 2L genome. Coding sequences within it:
- the CG10348 gene encoding uncharacterized protein, isoform C, translating into MREKDHSPRKMLPSPKQGCVYPALGLIPTSYISHVPYDLASSASVAATSSSSTSPTTTSATTTGRLQHQHSHQQHQTLNHHAKGKRRSSFDQPLDLRLAHKRKTDLVDQGPMEDENSNLIMFASELAVAQQKEKELNNNHIAASLADLGFDMSRKMLRALREGGAGGGGGGGGGGGGGGGPPNAPPLTPPQCSIPAVHPTLLEAMTKNLPLQYRNVFAGVLPGKVNSPAASSSPTGADFPFRHPLKKCELTWPPPTEQLQLELPHPNPKLSPVLPHPQLQDYQTRRKNKARTAATGGNATPNLPQRNKDRYTCKFCGKVFPRSANLTRHLRTHTGEQPYKCKYCERSFSISSNLQRHVRNIHNKERPFKCEICERCFGQQTNLDRHLKKHESDAVSLSALSGVSERMHCIRRFCENPTEESYFEEIRSFMGKVTQQQQQQQQQQQHDQQQQQHQSTATSASSSCSSSRDTPTSSHEEADHAPATSTADTAAPSSSRDQEEEDSQPIMELKRTLTSKLFPTTTADSAMTTPQTTSIKEEVP